Within the Thermostichus lividus PCC 6715 genome, the region GATTTAACCTAGGCTTTCAGGTGAACGAGCACATCCGCTTAGGATCGCAAATTAGCACCAATGGCGAGGGGACAGGTTTTCTTGAGTTTCGCCGCCGCTTTTAGACGGCAGGCAAACCTTAAGATTTTTTCCCTAGGTTGGCTCTAGAAACCTTTGTTAGCCTTGCAGTATCGTCATGTTGCTGTTTGCAGGCAAAACGGCAAGAGTGTCAAGAATGTCTTAAATTTCTTCATTTCAAGACGCAAAGAGAGCCGATAATGGTAACACCTATTTCTTTTTTAGCAGAGTTAGAGCGGCTCCAGCAGGGGCGAGGGCAGGCCAACCCATGGAAGTTTTGGGGTCCCTATCTGAGTGAGCGGCAGTGGGGAACGGTACGAGAAGATTACTCGTGGGATGGCAATGCTTGGGAGTATTTTTCCCACGATCAGGCGCGATCGCGGGCATACCGCTGGGGCGAAGATGGCCTTGGGGGGATTTGTGATGAGCAACAGCGATTGTGCTTTGCCTTAGCGCTCTGGAATGGCCAAGACCCCATCCTCAAAGAGCGGCTATTTGGCCTCACGAATAACGAGGGGAACCGGGGTGAAGATGTCAAGGAGTACTACTTCTACCTCGACAGCACCCCTACCCATTCCTATATGAAGTACCTCTACAAATACCCCCAGCAGGCTTATCCCTACGAAGACCTCGTTATCACTAATCGCCACCGCACCCGCATAGACCTAGAGTATGAGCTTCTGGATACGGGGATTTTTGAGGGCGATCGCTACTTTGATGTGTTTATTGAATATGCCAAGGCTGCACCTAACGATCTTTTAATTCAAGTGAGTATTCACAACCGCGGCGATCACGCGGCTGAGCTCAACGTCTTACCCACCCTCTGGTTCCGTAACACGTGGAGTTGGCACCCCGATTACACCCCCCGCAAACCGGAACTAAAACAGATGGATGCCACTAAGGTGCGAGCACGCCATGAGGCGCTTGGCGAGTATGCATTCGTGAGCGATCGCCCCGTCCCCTTCCTATTTACTGAGAACGAAACCAACGTCGAGCGCCTCTTTAACCAGCCAAACCCCTCCCCCTACGTCAAAGATGGTATTCACCGCTACGTTATCCACGGAGAAAAGAGCGCTGTGAACCCGGGTAAGGTAGGCACCAAAGTTGCCGCCCACTACACACTCACCATTCCTGCCCAAGGGGTCGAGACCATTCAACTACGGCTATTTCAAGACGGTAGCTCCACCAGTGGTGCTTTTGGCCAAGCCTTTAACGACCAACTGCAAACTGCCATTGCCGAGGCAGACGCCTTTTACCATCACCTCATTCCTGACGAGTGCACGGCGGATCAGCGCAACATTATTCGCCAAGCCTGCGCTGGCATGCTGTGGACTAAGCAGTACTACTACTATCCCGTGAAACAGTGGCTAGAGGATAAGGTGCTGCCCCCCGATGTTGAGGAGCGAGTCATCTCCCGGAATGTCTGAGCGACTATGGCATTCGGGCGCTGTCGCGCTATCATTACGACCATCCCTACACCTTTCAACTCGGACGGGAAGCCTACCGCGTGACCTACGAGCCGGGGGAATCCTCCACTGGCTTATTTGGCGGGAATTCCAACTGGCGCGGCCCCATTTGGATGCCGGTGAATGCCCTACTGGTGCAGTCATTGCGGAAAATGTACGGCTATTATGGCAATGATTTTACGATTGAGTGCCCAACAGGGTCGGGGCGGTGGTTGAATTTGTGGGATGTTGCGACAGAAATTTCGCAGCGGCTGGCCAATATTTTCCTGCGGGATGAGTCTGGCCGCCGTCCACTTTACGGGGCAACTGAAACCTTCCAACAGAATCCCCACTGGCGGGATTTAATTCTTTTTTATGAGTACTTCCACGGCGATAATGGTGCGGGGTTGGGGGCAAGTCACCAAACCGGTTGGACGGGGCTGATTGCACGGATCCTGATGGCACCCAATGTTATGGAGGCCAATGCCGTACTGGAGCAAGGATACCTGTCTGTTGCCTCTAAGGGGCTGGCAGCCTTAACTCGCACCCCATAAGAAATGCTCAGGCGACTGCACCATTAAGCCCATGTGGAGGTTCCTAAATGGGGTGGTACGTCTTGCCAGCGACCTTGACCCACGGCACGGAGAGCCTCTTTGAGGTCAACGGCTCCTGTATAGAGGGCTTTGCCGACGATCGCTCCCGTCAAGCCTTGCGGTTCTAGCGCCAGCAAACTCAAAATATCGGTGAGGGAGCTAACGCCACCGGAGGCAATCACCGGGCGATCGCTGGCGGCCAATAACTGGCGCAGGGCATCGATGTTTGGGCCTTGGAGGGTGCCATCTCGCTGAATATCGGTGTAGATAAAGCCGGCCACCCCCACAGCAGCCATCTGTTGCGCTAAATCTGTTGCCAGAATGGTGGAGGTGTCTAGCCAGCCGCGAGTGGCTACGTAGCCTTGACGAGCATCTAGGCCTACCCAAATGCGCTCTGGAAATTCAGCGGCAACCTCAGCCACCAGATGGGGGTCTTCAAGGGCAATGGTGCCCAAAATGACGCGATCCACACCAAGGGAGAGCAAGTCTGTAACAGCTTGCCGCGATCGCACCCCACCCCCCACTTGCACCGGAATCTCTAGAGCTGCCACGATGGCGGTAATGATTGGGTAGTTGGTGGGTTCACCGGTTTTTGCACCATCGAGATCCACGACGTGCAGGCGAGGGGCACCCAAGGCTTGCCAGTGCTGTGCCATGCGCACTGGATCGGTCTCAAAGACCTCTACTTGGTTGTAGTCTCCCTGAAAGAGGCGAACGCACTGCCCTCCCAGCAGATCAATGGCGGGAATGACATCCATAGGTCACTATTGCTGAAATCAATGCCTATCAATCGTAGCAGTCGCGGGGGTGATACTCTTGGCAGGTCTCACAAGGCCCCTTGGGGTTGACTGCACATCGCAGCAGGGGAGACTGGGCATTCCAACGGCAGGAGACATCCCCAATCACCCACTGCCCCGCCACAAGGTGGCGATCGCCTGCGTCATTGTTACAGAGCTGTACGTAGAGGGCAACTTTGTGCAGGTGGTACCGCCCGCCGCGAAACTGGTAGCGGTGACGGCGTTCGAGAACGGTGTAGGTTTCGCCGTCGTGATCCACACGACAGCCGGGCTGTGGCACCCAGTCTAGCTGCACCTGCCCCAGCGATCGCTCGGGGTCAATTAAATGCAATTCTGCGGGTAAATCGGTCGGCGAGGCCATGACACAACGGCGTGGATCCCCTCGGTGGGGTGTTCTAGACTACACTCCCCCTATGCTAACCTTGCTCTTTTCTTTATATCAATGCTGCATCGATCTGTTGTACCAGTGTTGCGCGGCTGTTTCCTAGGAGGGCACTAACCACTGGGCAAGGGCAAGCCCCAATTCCACGCAGCCCAACCCCAGCAGCGGACTGCCCAACCAATAGAGCCATGCCTGTAGTGTTCTGCGCTCTCGCCAGAGGATAGCCGACTCAAGGGTAAAGGTAGAAAACGTTGTCAGGGCACCGAGAAAACCAACGGTCACCCCTTGGCTAAACCATCGCGCCATGCCAAGGTGTGTCAAACTATAGCTCAAGACTCCCATCAAAAATGCACCGCCGAGATTCACGGTGAGGGTGCCAAAAATTGGGGTACTAAAGCGGCGATCGCTCCACAGAGCAATGTAGTAACGGCCTAAGGCACCCGGCACAGCACCGATGCTAATGGCAA harbors:
- the hisA gene encoding 1-(5-phosphoribosyl)-5-[(5-phosphoribosylamino)methylideneamino]imidazole-4-carboxamide isomerase, which gives rise to MDVIPAIDLLGGQCVRLFQGDYNQVEVFETDPVRMAQHWQALGAPRLHVVDLDGAKTGEPTNYPIITAIVAALEIPVQVGGGVRSRQAVTDLLSLGVDRVILGTIALEDPHLVAEVAAEFPERIWVGLDARQGYVATRGWLDTSTILATDLAQQMAAVGVAGFIYTDIQRDGTLQGPNIDALRQLLAASDRPVIASGGVSSLTDILSLLALEPQGLTGAIVGKALYTGAVDLKEALRAVGQGRWQDVPPHLGTSTWA
- a CDS encoding DUF6464 family protein produces the protein MASPTDLPAELHLIDPERSLGQVQLDWVPQPGCRVDHDGETYTVLERRHRYQFRGGRYHLHKVALYVQLCNNDAGDRHLVAGQWVIGDVSCRWNAQSPLLRCAVNPKGPCETCQEYHPRDCYD
- a CDS encoding fluoride efflux transporter FluC, translated to MPPLESVIAISIGAVPGALGRYYIALWSDRRFSTPIFGTLTVNLGGAFLMGVLSYSLTHLGMARWFSQGVTVGFLGALTTFSTFTLESAILWRERRTLQAWLYWLGSPLLGLGCVELGLALAQWLVPS